A single region of the Saprospiraceae bacterium genome encodes:
- a CDS encoding caspase family protein produces MKKLILGLLFLFPCILMAQKPALMVPKGHSLSITAVEFSPDGRFILTGGYEGTVKLWTKEGRLLHTIAKHKQGIGVARFSPDGQYIFTASSEQEAYLWTLDGRLVSTFKDDNYGFHAAAFAPDGQRILTTNLGLEAKIWNLQGRIVQTFNSDHSSYANAVAFSPNGKHILTASQDQTFKIWDQKGKLIKTIAAHDDYITAIAYSPKGEYILTSSADKTIKLWSEQGELIRTLSGHTEEVTNAVFSPKGDQILSSSNDKMARLWDIKGQVLQTFTTSDPTNCVAFSPDGQRILTGGLYSNTRLWKIDGTLLAALKGQLNLVQSVRFSPDGQRALIGTIEEVKLWDLKNQLVQDIKTSIELPASMTFSPDGQQLLIGADLDDGKIIFTDLQGNLLKSIKAHDYSIVSLAFAPGGQHFLSGSWDNTAKLWDQNGQLIATLTDEDGFATVAISPDGKTLLTGNSAGYAKLWDTKGNLQEANQNGIMQIRAVAFAPDGQSFLLGGVEDQGSLVLSDLNGYNIEVFSGHTDDVNAVAFSPDGQLILSASSDLTAKLWDRDGRLLKTLEGHTDRLTSAAFSPDGRYILTGSHDNTVKLWSTETGIELATLILIGEDDWIVTTPSSLFDASQNAMKLLYYVVAYEGDLEVIELDQLKGRYYEPGLLAKLLDFSDERIRPVEEFETVALYPKIAAEIKGSRLFIRLQARNGGIGGVSVFINGKEVVDAAEDGSKNNIPTSGEIQYDLSAFQNLLYQHPDSSNTISIRAYNNDGWLKSQSIELPYKAPQVNAKGRSSNQSKDDALNLLDPKMYVISIGTSNYTGTKLDLQYADQDATVMARVMQTVGNTLFTDAAGLEVYCFSTASADSTGLEDTPVQWQFSNKKNIEKTFQDLKTKAKAEDILVVYLSGHGVTYGNADQVQFHYLTQGIADDDLNDTGIRKAYTISSDELTKWINDIPALKQVLIIDACNSGKIVERLTGGTKALNSSQIRALDRMKDRTGMFILSGSASDKVSYEASEYGQGLLTYAIIQGMLGVAARKTAEGEYVDVMKLFQYARDEVPRLAASINGIQTPMLGFPTNGASFDLGLLNESVKASIPLSSKKPVFIRSIFLNEDTFDDDLDLVGHLQTALQKESEKGKNADLIYIDVNTYPQAYAVRGFYKKDNKNKIDLRVKLLQGTERIELQVPATDDPERLMKTLIRSIKKELKSREKK; encoded by the coding sequence ATGAAAAAGCTCATACTCGGACTACTTTTTTTGTTTCCATGCATCCTGATGGCCCAAAAACCAGCATTGATGGTTCCCAAGGGCCATTCGCTTTCCATAACCGCCGTCGAATTCTCTCCCGATGGACGGTTCATCCTTACCGGCGGCTACGAGGGCACCGTCAAACTCTGGACGAAGGAGGGGCGCCTCCTCCACACCATTGCAAAACACAAACAAGGTATTGGGGTTGCCCGCTTTTCGCCAGATGGTCAGTATATCTTCACTGCAAGTAGCGAACAGGAAGCCTATTTGTGGACACTCGACGGACGACTCGTCTCTACTTTTAAAGACGACAACTATGGCTTCCATGCCGCCGCTTTTGCGCCTGATGGACAACGTATTTTAACGACAAACCTCGGATTGGAAGCAAAAATCTGGAACTTACAAGGTCGTATAGTACAAACCTTCAACAGTGACCATTCAAGTTATGCTAATGCAGTCGCCTTTTCTCCGAACGGGAAGCATATACTTACCGCCAGTCAGGATCAAACCTTCAAAATTTGGGATCAAAAAGGCAAGTTAATTAAGACGATAGCAGCCCACGATGATTATATTACGGCTATCGCCTATTCCCCAAAAGGAGAATACATCCTTACCAGCAGTGCGGATAAAACGATTAAACTTTGGAGTGAACAGGGCGAATTAATCCGCACCCTCAGTGGCCATACCGAAGAGGTCACTAACGCTGTTTTTTCACCGAAGGGTGACCAAATACTTAGCAGTAGCAACGACAAAATGGCCAGACTTTGGGATATCAAAGGGCAAGTTTTACAAACTTTCACTACAAGTGATCCGACTAATTGCGTCGCCTTTTCACCGGATGGTCAGCGTATCCTGACGGGGGGCCTTTATAGTAATACCCGGCTTTGGAAAATAGATGGCACCTTATTGGCCGCTTTAAAAGGCCAGCTCAACCTCGTCCAATCTGTTCGCTTTTCACCCGATGGCCAGCGCGCGCTTATTGGCACCATTGAAGAAGTGAAATTATGGGACCTAAAGAACCAATTGGTCCAGGATATCAAAACATCGATCGAATTACCAGCTTCGATGACTTTTTCGCCCGACGGGCAACAGCTTCTAATAGGTGCTGATTTGGATGATGGGAAAATAATCTTCACTGATCTGCAAGGCAACCTGTTAAAATCCATTAAGGCCCATGATTATTCCATTGTCTCCCTGGCCTTTGCCCCTGGTGGTCAACATTTCCTAAGCGGGAGTTGGGACAACACCGCCAAACTTTGGGATCAAAACGGACAGCTCATCGCAACCTTAACGGATGAAGATGGCTTCGCTACTGTCGCGATCTCCCCTGACGGAAAAACTTTACTCACTGGTAATAGTGCTGGGTATGCCAAGCTATGGGATACAAAGGGCAATTTGCAAGAAGCCAACCAAAATGGGATTATGCAGATACGTGCTGTCGCATTCGCACCCGATGGCCAGTCCTTCCTCCTTGGCGGTGTGGAAGACCAGGGCTCTCTCGTCCTCTCCGACTTAAACGGCTATAACATCGAAGTCTTTAGTGGGCATACCGATGACGTGAATGCCGTTGCTTTTTCACCCGATGGACAACTCATCCTAAGTGCCAGCTCAGACCTCACGGCCAAATTGTGGGACCGCGACGGCCGTTTATTGAAAACACTTGAAGGGCATACCGACAGGCTCACCTCCGCCGCCTTTTCACCGGATGGGCGATACATCCTAACGGGCAGTCATGATAATACGGTCAAATTATGGTCAACCGAAACGGGCATTGAATTAGCAACCCTTATTCTTATTGGAGAGGATGACTGGATCGTAACAACTCCCTCCAGCCTCTTTGATGCTTCTCAAAACGCAATGAAGTTATTGTACTATGTCGTCGCCTACGAAGGTGATTTAGAAGTCATTGAATTGGACCAATTAAAAGGTCGTTATTATGAACCAGGGCTCTTAGCTAAATTACTGGACTTTTCTGACGAGCGTATCCGACCGGTAGAAGAATTTGAAACCGTCGCATTGTATCCCAAAATAGCAGCAGAAATAAAAGGCAGCCGCTTGTTTATCCGTTTGCAGGCGCGCAATGGTGGCATTGGCGGTGTGAGTGTTTTCATTAATGGCAAAGAAGTCGTAGATGCAGCCGAAGATGGTTCGAAAAATAATATTCCTACCAGTGGCGAAATACAATATGACCTGAGCGCTTTCCAAAATTTACTGTACCAACATCCCGATAGCAGCAATACCATTAGCATCCGCGCTTACAATAACGACGGGTGGCTCAAAAGCCAGTCCATCGAACTCCCCTATAAAGCCCCACAAGTCAATGCCAAAGGCCGCAGTAGTAACCAGTCAAAAGACGATGCCCTAAACCTCCTGGATCCCAAAATGTATGTCATCAGCATCGGTACCTCCAATTATACGGGTACCAAGTTGGATTTGCAGTATGCCGACCAAGATGCCACGGTGATGGCACGAGTGATGCAAACCGTTGGTAATACCTTATTTACAGATGCAGCAGGTCTGGAAGTTTACTGCTTTTCCACCGCTTCTGCTGATTCTACAGGCCTCGAGGATACCCCCGTCCAATGGCAATTTTCAAATAAAAAGAATATTGAAAAAACCTTTCAAGACCTCAAAACGAAAGCCAAAGCTGAAGACATCCTGGTCGTGTACCTTTCCGGCCACGGCGTTACCTATGGCAATGCCGATCAGGTGCAATTCCATTACCTGACCCAGGGCATTGCTGATGATGACCTCAATGATACGGGCATCCGGAAAGCTTACACCATTTCCAGTGATGAACTCACCAAATGGATCAACGATATTCCCGCCTTAAAACAGGTTTTAATCATCGACGCCTGTAATTCAGGGAAGATCGTAGAGCGACTCACCGGCGGCACCAAAGCCCTCAATTCCAGCCAAATCCGTGCCTTGGACCGGATGAAGGACCGCACGGGCATGTTTATCCTCTCAGGAAGCGCCTCGGATAAGGTCAGCTACGAAGCCAGCGAGTACGGGCAAGGACTACTGACTTATGCCATCATTCAAGGGATGCTCGGGGTTGCCGCCCGCAAAACAGCAGAGGGTGAATACGTCGATGTGATGAAGTTATTTCAATACGCACGCGACGAAGTGCCACGCCTGGCGGCCAGCATCAACGGTATCCAGACACCCATGCTGGGTTTCCCCACCAACGGCGCCAGTTTTGACCTTGGATTGCTAAATGAAAGCGTCAAGGCCAGCATTCCGCTGTCGTCAAAGAAGCCCGTATTCATCCGTAGCATTTTCCTGAATGAGGACACCTTTGACGACGACCTGGACCTGGTTGGGCACCTGCAAACAGCCTTGCAAAAGGAATCTGAAAAAGGTAAAAATGCCGATTTGATTTACATTGATGTCAATACCTACCCACAAGCCTACGCCGTGCGCGGCTTTTACAAAAAGGACAATAAAAACAAAATAGACCTACGCGTCAAACTCTTACAAGGCACCGAACGGATTGAGCTACAGGTGCCAGCCACAGATGACCCGGAACGCTTAATGAAAACCTTGATTCGAAGTATTAAAAAGGAACTAAAAAGTAGAGAAAAGAAATAG
- a CDS encoding DUF6624 domain-containing protein: MRGRHLSFLLLMFVIACQSNPPAYQPLNLRKLSREEIIARAQQKLTFSPYAVFKDSLGNPLSDEYREKLDKGQLTYDYYANEENEVLELVVRTPTYEDDILDIQKRVAISGMPSWQSVAPIAVDCKAKRRILRMVYKREKEIQAIKDSVGLEAFAQGYSRVQFRGAPPPPPLFLPDEMGTGPLSTIDSATFEKLMQNQAATQVVWAPPPIDSVEANDYDVIQQLLVENKGLVIGLLEKCSLPTKREVGEEGMEGLFYTIQHGASFMRVQYYPIIKQFVEKGDLKKHHQAILEDGMMRDFGKQQLYGSQLFQDRETKVWHLYKVRDRKNLDRRRKAVGLEPIEDYLKSLEIAYDLGEEGDW; the protein is encoded by the coding sequence ATGAGAGGAAGACACCTTAGCTTTTTACTTTTAATGTTCGTTATCGCATGCCAATCGAATCCACCGGCTTATCAGCCACTAAATTTGAGGAAATTAAGCCGGGAAGAGATCATAGCTCGCGCTCAGCAGAAGCTTACCTTCTCACCTTATGCAGTATTTAAAGACAGTTTGGGGAATCCGCTTTCGGATGAATATCGGGAAAAACTGGATAAAGGGCAGTTGACCTATGATTATTATGCCAATGAAGAAAATGAAGTTCTGGAGCTAGTTGTCCGGACCCCCACCTATGAGGATGATATACTTGATATTCAAAAGCGAGTGGCCATATCTGGAATGCCTTCCTGGCAAAGTGTAGCACCTATTGCTGTGGATTGCAAAGCAAAGCGCCGCATCTTGCGAATGGTTTACAAACGAGAAAAAGAGATTCAGGCGATAAAAGATTCGGTTGGGTTAGAAGCATTTGCACAAGGTTATTCTCGGGTACAGTTTCGGGGCGCCCCACCTCCACCACCGCTATTTCTTCCAGATGAAATGGGAACTGGACCCTTATCAACCATCGATAGTGCGACCTTTGAAAAATTAATGCAAAACCAAGCGGCTACCCAAGTGGTCTGGGCTCCTCCTCCCATTGATTCGGTTGAAGCTAATGACTATGATGTCATCCAACAATTATTGGTGGAAAATAAGGGTTTGGTAATAGGCCTATTGGAAAAATGTAGCCTCCCTACCAAGCGAGAAGTGGGGGAGGAGGGCATGGAAGGTCTTTTTTATACCATTCAACATGGCGCTTCCTTTATGAGGGTACAGTACTATCCTATCATTAAACAATTTGTGGAAAAGGGCGACTTGAAAAAGCACCACCAGGCCATCCTGGAAGATGGTATGATGCGCGATTTTGGGAAACAGCAATTATACGGCTCACAACTTTTTCAGGACCGGGAAACCAAGGTTTGGCACCTGTATAAAGTGCGAGACCGGAAAAACCTGGATCGACGTAGGAAAGCAGTGGGGCTGGAACCGATTGAGGATTACCTCAAGAGCTTGGAGATTGCTTATGATCTTGGGGAAGAGGGGGATTGGTGA
- a CDS encoding sugar phosphate isomerase/epimerase — translation MKTIKGPAIFLAQFMGDTAPFNSLEGICGYMANHGYKGVQIPAWDSRLIDLAKAAESKTYCDELKGKVGEFGLEITELATHLQGQLVAVHPAYNAMFDSFAPKEVHNNPKARTEWAVNQVIMGGKACRNLGLNSHPTFSGALLWPFVYPWPQRPGGLVEMGFKELADRWRPILDAHEEVGVDVCYELHPGEDLHDGISFEMFVEELGGHKRANINYDPSHFVLQSLDYLSFIDIYHERIKAFHVKDAEFNPTGRQGVYGGYQGWVQRAGRFRSLGDGEVDFGAIFSKLSQYDYDGWAVLEWECAIKDSDQGAAEGAPFIEDQIIKVTARAFDDFADAGVDEAGNRKILGLG, via the coding sequence ATGAAAACGATAAAAGGACCAGCTATATTTTTGGCACAGTTTATGGGCGATACAGCCCCATTCAATAGCCTGGAAGGCATTTGTGGATACATGGCGAATCACGGCTATAAAGGCGTGCAAATTCCGGCATGGGACAGTCGCTTGATCGACCTGGCGAAGGCAGCAGAAAGTAAAACCTATTGCGATGAACTGAAGGGAAAGGTTGGCGAATTTGGCCTGGAGATCACCGAATTGGCCACGCATTTGCAAGGGCAATTGGTGGCTGTACACCCTGCCTATAATGCCATGTTTGATTCCTTTGCGCCAAAGGAGGTGCATAATAATCCCAAAGCACGGACGGAATGGGCCGTCAATCAGGTCATCATGGGCGGAAAAGCTTGTCGCAACCTTGGCCTGAATTCGCACCCCACTTTCTCGGGTGCCTTGCTGTGGCCCTTTGTCTATCCGTGGCCGCAGCGCCCCGGAGGCTTGGTCGAGATGGGCTTTAAGGAGCTGGCGGATCGCTGGCGCCCTATCTTGGATGCTCACGAGGAAGTGGGCGTGGATGTTTGTTACGAATTGCACCCCGGCGAAGACCTGCACGATGGTATCTCCTTTGAAATGTTTGTAGAAGAATTGGGCGGTCATAAACGTGCCAATATCAACTACGACCCTAGTCATTTTGTCTTACAGTCACTTGATTATCTGTCTTTTATCGATATTTACCACGAAAGAATCAAGGCTTTCCACGTGAAGGATGCGGAATTTAATCCAACCGGTCGCCAGGGTGTATATGGTGGCTACCAGGGATGGGTGCAGCGGGCTGGCCGTTTCCGTTCCTTGGGTGATGGCGAAGTCGATTTTGGGGCTATCTTCTCCAAATTGTCTCAATATGATTATGATGGTTGGGCGGTTTTGGAATGGGAATGTGCGATCAAGGATTCTGACCAAGGAGCTGCTGAAGGTGCGCCATTCATTGAAGACCAGATTATTAAGGTTACCGCCAGGGCCTTTGACGATTTTGCTGATGCCGGCGTAGATGAGGCTGGTAATCGCAAGATATTGGGGCTGGGGTAA
- a CDS encoding Gfo/Idh/MocA family oxidoreductase, producing the protein MSRKIRMGMVGGGRGAFIGAVHRMAAALDGQIELVCGAFSGDPEKSKASGEDFFLPANRVYGSYAEMIEKEKGLPEGVRMDFVSIVTPNHVHFGPAKMALENGFHVVCDKPLCFSMEEAYELERLVKETGLLFALTHNYTGYPMVKHARAMIRRGDLGNIRKVVVEYPQGWLATKLEDSDQKQAAWRTDPTRSGIAGAMGDIGTHAENLAEYITGLKITELCADLTAFVGGRLLDDDGNVLLRFDNGAKGVLHASQISVGEENALNIRVYGEKGGLEWHQMEPNTLIAKWMDQPTQILRTGVGELSAEAQAHTRIPAGHPEGYLEAFASIYRNVAFCLQARLAGKKPDPLYEDFPTVSDGVRGMQFIQKVVASGNSDEKWIKF; encoded by the coding sequence ATGAGCCGAAAAATTCGCATGGGAATGGTTGGTGGAGGCCGTGGTGCGTTTATTGGTGCTGTTCACAGAATGGCCGCCGCACTAGATGGACAAATAGAATTGGTATGTGGGGCCTTCAGCGGTGATCCCGAAAAGTCAAAAGCTTCAGGTGAAGATTTTTTCCTCCCAGCAAATCGCGTATATGGAAGTTACGCGGAAATGATTGAAAAAGAAAAAGGGTTACCTGAGGGTGTTCGCATGGACTTCGTTTCTATTGTAACCCCTAATCATGTCCACTTTGGGCCAGCAAAAATGGCATTGGAAAATGGTTTCCATGTCGTTTGCGATAAGCCTCTTTGTTTTAGCATGGAGGAGGCCTATGAATTAGAACGCCTGGTCAAGGAAACTGGATTGCTCTTTGCCCTAACGCACAACTATACGGGATATCCGATGGTCAAACATGCCAGGGCCATGATTCGCCGAGGTGACTTGGGCAACATCCGCAAGGTTGTCGTGGAGTATCCACAGGGTTGGTTGGCGACCAAGCTGGAAGATTCTGACCAAAAGCAGGCAGCTTGGCGAACTGACCCTACTCGTTCCGGGATTGCAGGGGCGATGGGTGACATTGGCACCCACGCCGAAAACCTGGCGGAGTATATCACTGGGCTTAAGATCACCGAGTTGTGTGCAGATTTGACGGCCTTTGTCGGTGGTCGCCTCCTGGATGATGATGGCAATGTGTTGCTCCGTTTTGATAATGGGGCTAAGGGGGTGCTGCATGCTAGCCAGATTTCAGTGGGGGAAGAGAATGCACTCAATATCAGGGTATATGGCGAAAAAGGTGGCCTGGAATGGCATCAAATGGAGCCCAACACACTGATCGCCAAATGGATGGACCAGCCTACGCAGATATTGCGAACGGGCGTTGGCGAATTGTCTGCTGAAGCACAAGCACATACGCGGATTCCGGCAGGTCATCCCGAAGGATACCTCGAAGCCTTTGCCAGTATTTATCGCAATGTGGCTTTTTGCTTACAGGCCCGATTAGCGGGTAAAAAACCGGATCCATTATATGAAGATTTTCCCACTGTTTCGGATGGGGTGCGCGGCATGCAGTTTATTCAAAAGGTGGTAGCTTCGGGGAATAGCGATGAAAAGTGGATAAAATTTTGA
- a CDS encoding NYN domain-containing protein: protein MSDAPNITINQSVAILVDGNNIELSLHSLVGDKNAMINFDTLVPKLLDNRGLSRMIYFREGKSISAKLAERLHSHYHGSVIPCYKSADIPLTIKATQISPKVDTIIILSGDADYVELVRHLKSEGVRVEIAAVKKNTAAILLEEADYFTAITEEDCFVFKHHHSKGSKSPAKKK, encoded by the coding sequence ATGAGTGATGCACCCAATATAACGATCAACCAGTCTGTTGCCATTCTGGTGGATGGGAATAATATAGAATTGAGCTTGCATAGTTTAGTTGGCGATAAAAACGCTATGATAAATTTTGACACCCTTGTGCCTAAGTTATTGGATAACAGGGGGCTGAGTAGAATGATTTATTTCCGAGAAGGAAAAAGCATCTCAGCGAAATTAGCAGAACGCCTCCATAGCCATTATCATGGTTCGGTTATTCCGTGTTACAAATCTGCAGATATCCCGCTGACCATCAAAGCCACACAAATCTCACCCAAAGTAGATACGATCATTATCCTTTCCGGTGATGCCGATTATGTTGAATTAGTTCGCCACCTCAAGTCAGAAGGGGTGCGAGTAGAAATTGCCGCAGTCAAAAAAAATACGGCGGCTATTCTCCTGGAAGAAGCTGATTATTTCACGGCCATCACCGAAGAAGATTGTTTCGTCTTCAAACACCATCACAGTAAGGGTAGTAAATCTCCTGCCAAAAAGAAATAA
- a CDS encoding sigma-70 family RNA polymerase sigma factor: MMVMTTDKNTERRDRIFEAEFMPQIDALYTFAYHLTYNEDDANDLVQDTYLKAYRFIDNYLEGTNAKAWLFKILKNAFINQYRKRTKQPTRVDYEEVVNFHEEEEDTNYSSYMDLREEMFQTMMGDEVTNAINALPVDFRVVILLCDIEGFTYEEIAKIVDIPIGTVRSRLHRSRNMLKSELQNYAASLGFQDKRSK; encoded by the coding sequence ATGATGGTAATGACAACAGACAAGAACACCGAGCGTCGCGATCGAATTTTCGAAGCGGAATTCATGCCGCAAATCGATGCACTTTACACGTTTGCCTATCACCTAACCTATAATGAGGATGATGCAAATGACTTGGTGCAAGACACCTACCTCAAGGCATATCGTTTTATTGACAACTACCTGGAAGGCACTAATGCAAAGGCTTGGTTGTTCAAAATCTTAAAGAATGCCTTTATCAACCAATATCGCAAACGTACCAAACAGCCTACCCGTGTGGATTACGAAGAGGTGGTCAACTTCCATGAGGAAGAAGAAGATACCAACTACTCCAGCTACATGGACTTGCGGGAAGAAATGTTCCAAACCATGATGGGTGATGAGGTGACCAATGCGATTAATGCTTTGCCAGTTGATTTCCGTGTTGTAATTTTGCTGTGCGATATCGAAGGGTTTACCTATGAGGAAATCGCCAAAATTGTAGACATTCCGATAGGGACTGTTCGATCTCGATTGCACCGCTCAAGAAATATGCTGAAAAGCGAATTGCAAAATTATGCTGCTAGCCTGGGGTTCCAGGACAAGCGTTCGAAATAA
- a CDS encoding YqaE/Pmp3 family membrane protein, with protein MKKYFLLMLFGLCYLHPIPAGAIHKVLPTQQTKEEIKEAAEKSKEAWQNKSHKEKKAERKQMRKELKTAITAAKKDGADDDQLLLIIIAILLPPLAMAIYDGITDRFWISLLLTLLFYLPGLIYTLVIILGEK; from the coding sequence ATGAAAAAATATTTCCTATTGATGCTTTTTGGGTTATGTTACCTGCACCCCATTCCGGCAGGTGCCATCCATAAAGTTTTACCTACCCAACAAACGAAAGAAGAAATAAAAGAGGCCGCTGAAAAGTCGAAGGAAGCATGGCAAAACAAGTCCCATAAGGAAAAGAAAGCCGAACGAAAGCAAATGCGAAAGGAGCTTAAGACGGCTATCACTGCAGCGAAAAAGGATGGTGCAGACGATGATCAGTTGCTGCTAATTATTATAGCTATCCTATTACCGCCGCTCGCTATGGCCATCTATGATGGTATAACTGACCGTTTTTGGATATCTCTTTTATTGACCTTGCTATTTTACCTACCAGGATTGATCTACACGCTGGTTATCATTCTTGGTGAGAAATAG
- a CDS encoding glycerate kinase — protein MNVLIACDSFKDGLPAMEVCKAIAKGIHLANPAIQTQLLPLADGGEGTAEILTYHTNGQWVQKKVQDPLFREIWANYGLAKDGKTAFIDMAQASGLQLLSPAERNPLYTSTYGTGQLILDAMQQGVEKIVLGIGGSATNDGGMGMARALGYHFKDKKGNRLQGCGADLSKVSVIIPPKVDLPTIEVLCDVTNPLYGPQGAAYSYGRQKGGDDPMLELLDRGLQNLASRVKEQLGVEGAAVAGAGAAGGMGYGAMVFLKASLHSGIGAVMHYTHFAAHVKAADLVITGEGKIDEQTRQGKLISGICQQAMAHNKPVIAFCGALLASPRLVREIGLTAAFSIQTHPTSLEEALLQTAQGLCDVAFHVCKTIDIYPGRHQTF, from the coding sequence ATGAACGTACTCATTGCCTGTGATTCCTTCAAGGATGGGTTGCCAGCCATGGAGGTGTGCAAAGCTATTGCCAAAGGCATCCACTTGGCCAATCCTGCTATTCAAACCCAGCTGTTGCCATTGGCTGACGGAGGGGAAGGTACTGCGGAAATCTTGACCTACCATACCAATGGGCAATGGGTACAAAAAAAGGTGCAAGATCCCTTGTTCCGGGAAATATGGGCTAATTATGGCCTTGCAAAAGACGGGAAAACGGCTTTTATAGATATGGCTCAGGCCTCTGGTTTGCAGTTATTATCACCGGCAGAGCGCAATCCGTTGTACACCAGCACTTATGGAACGGGGCAACTGATCTTGGACGCCATGCAGCAGGGCGTTGAAAAGATCGTGTTGGGCATAGGTGGTAGTGCCACTAATGATGGGGGCATGGGGATGGCCAGGGCATTAGGCTATCATTTCAAGGATAAAAAGGGGAATAGGTTGCAAGGATGTGGGGCGGATTTGTCAAAAGTATCGGTGATTATCCCACCGAAGGTGGACCTTCCTACTATTGAGGTGCTATGCGATGTAACAAATCCCTTGTACGGCCCCCAAGGGGCGGCCTATAGCTATGGGCGCCAGAAAGGTGGTGATGACCCGATGCTGGAATTATTGGATCGAGGGCTACAAAACCTAGCCAGCCGTGTAAAGGAACAGCTAGGAGTTGAAGGGGCTGCAGTAGCGGGAGCTGGGGCTGCGGGTGGAATGGGCTATGGTGCTATGGTTTTTTTAAAGGCAAGCTTGCATTCAGGAATAGGTGCGGTCATGCATTATACACATTTTGCAGCGCACGTCAAAGCAGCCGATCTAGTTATTACAGGAGAAGGAAAGATTGATGAACAAACACGACAGGGGAAACTCATTAGTGGTATTTGTCAACAAGCGATGGCGCACAATAAGCCCGTCATTGCTTTTTGTGGGGCCTTATTGGCTTCACCTCGCCTGGTCAGGGAGATAGGATTGACCGCTGCATTTTCTATACAAACACATCCTACCTCCCTGGAAGAAGCCCTCTTGCAAACAGCGCAGGGGCTTTGTGATGTAGCTTTTCATGTGTGCAAAACAATAGACATTTATCCTGGAAGACATCAGACGTTTTAA